Proteins encoded together in one Flavobacteriales bacterium window:
- the rplW gene encoding 50S ribosomal protein L23, whose protein sequence is MSQILIRPIITEKMTAQGEKENRYGFVVARESNKLQIRDAVKKQYGVEVDSVRTMIVRGKRRTRYTKTNILRGSSASYKKAIVTLKAGETIDLYSSI, encoded by the coding sequence ATGAGCCAGATCCTCATCCGACCGATCATCACGGAGAAGATGACCGCCCAAGGCGAGAAGGAGAACCGCTACGGTTTCGTGGTGGCCCGGGAGAGCAACAAGCTGCAGATCCGCGACGCGGTGAAGAAGCAGTACGGCGTGGAGGTGGACAGCGTGCGCACCATGATCGTGCGTGGCAAGCGCCGCACCCGCTATACCAAGACGAACATCCTGCGCGGGTCCAGCGCCTCCTACAAGAAGGCCATCGTCACCCTCAAGGCGGGCGAGACCATCGACCTGTACAGCAGCATCTGA
- the rplC gene encoding 50S ribosomal protein L3, producing MSGLIGKKIGMTSLYDTDGQLVGCTVIEAGPCVVTQVRTTEKDGYEAVQLAYGERGEKNATKALAGHYRKAGTTPKVKAHEFKEFEQDLKPGDTVGVGLFEEGSFVTVTGNSKGKGFQGVVKRHGFNGVGETTHGQHDRSRAPGSLGGSSYPARVFKGLRMAGRKGGEQYTTENLKVVKIDKDKNLLVLRGAVPGAKGSLHRQKGTGGSRKGSIKSPLFKGGARVFGPKPRDYSFKLNKKVKDLARRSALTYKAKDGAIAVLEGTGIKAPKTSAFAGMLKAFSLNDRKALVVLPAKDENVLLSARNIQGARVVIASEVNTYDIMNANKVLIVKDAIAALEATLTK from the coding sequence ATGAGCGGATTGATCGGCAAGAAGATCGGAATGACCAGCCTGTACGACACGGACGGGCAGCTTGTGGGCTGCACCGTGATCGAGGCCGGTCCCTGTGTGGTGACCCAGGTGCGTACCACCGAGAAGGACGGCTACGAGGCCGTGCAGCTCGCCTACGGGGAGCGTGGTGAGAAGAACGCCACCAAGGCCCTCGCCGGCCACTACAGGAAGGCGGGCACCACCCCCAAGGTGAAGGCCCATGAGTTCAAGGAGTTCGAGCAGGACCTGAAACCCGGCGACACCGTCGGCGTCGGCCTCTTCGAGGAAGGCTCCTTCGTGACCGTGACCGGAAACAGCAAAGGCAAGGGCTTCCAGGGTGTGGTGAAGCGCCACGGCTTCAACGGCGTTGGTGAGACCACCCATGGTCAACACGACCGGAGCCGAGCCCCGGGGTCGCTGGGCGGAAGCTCCTACCCCGCCCGCGTGTTCAAGGGCCTGCGCATGGCCGGCCGCAAGGGCGGTGAACAGTACACCACCGAGAACCTCAAGGTGGTGAAGATCGACAAGGATAAGAACCTCCTCGTGCTGCGCGGTGCCGTCCCCGGTGCCAAAGGCAGCTTGCATCGCCAGAAGGGCACCGGTGGCAGCCGTAAGGGTTCCATCAAGAGCCCGCTGTTCAAGGGCGGTGCACGCGTGTTCGGCCCCAAGCCGCGCGACTATTCCTTCAAGCTCAACAAGAAGGTGAAGGACCTGGCCCGCCGCAGCGCCCTTACCTACAAGGCCAAGGACGGCGCCATCGCCGTGCTCGAGGGCACCGGCATCAAGGCCCCCAAGACCAGCGCCTTCGCCGGCATGCTCAAGGCCTTCAGCCTCAACGACCGCAAGGCCCTCGTGGTGCTGCCCGCCAAGGATGAGAACGTGCTGCTCAGCGCGCGCAACATCCAGGGTGCCCGCGTGGTCATCGCCAGTGAGGTGAACACCTACGACATCATGAACGCCAACAAGGTGCTGATCGTGAAGGACGCGATCGCCGCCCTGGAGGCCACCCTCACCAAGTAA
- the rpsJ gene encoding 30S ribosomal protein S10: MTQKIRIKLRSYDHNLVDKSAEKIVKTVKSTGAVVSGPIPLPTHKRIFTVLRSPHVNKKAREQFQLCSYKRLMDIYSSSSKTIDALMKLELPSGVDVEIKV; this comes from the coding sequence ATGACCCAAAAGATCCGCATCAAGCTGAGGTCCTACGATCACAACCTCGTCGACAAGAGCGCCGAGAAGATCGTGAAGACCGTGAAGAGCACGGGCGCCGTGGTGAGCGGTCCCATCCCCCTGCCCACCCACAAACGCATCTTCACCGTGCTGCGCAGCCCGCACGTCAACAAGAAGGCGCGCGAACAGTTCCAGCTCTGCAGCTACAAACGCCTGATGGACATCTACAGCTCGTCCAGCAAGACGATCGATGCCCTGATGAAGCTGGAGCTCCCCAGCGGCGTGGACGTGGAGATCAAGGTCTGA
- the fusA gene encoding elongation factor G — protein MARDLKYTRNIGIMAHIDAGKTTTSERILYYTGLVHKIGEVHDGAATMDWMEQEQERGITITSAATTTSWDYRGEKYKINLIDTPGHVDFTVEVERSLRVLDGAVALFCAVGGVEPQSETVWRQANKYQVPRLAFVNKMDRSGADFFNVVKQIRERLGANPVPLQVPIGAEADFKGVVDLINNRGMVWNETDQGMTWSEVPIPADLVDTVKEWRDKLIEAVAESDDKLMEKYFADPDSLTEAEIMNAVRISTINMSITPVLCGSAFKNKGVQTMLDAVMAYLPSPMDIAAVTGTDPDTGEELMRRPDAKEPMASLAFKIATDPYVGRLAFFRCYSGAVPAGSYVKNMRTGNKERISRIFQMHANKQNPVEVIEAGDIGAAVGFKDIRTGDTLCDENKQIVLESMSFPEPVIGIAVEPKSQADMDKMGTALYKLAEEDPTFRVHTDDETGQTVISGMGELHLEIIVDRMKREFKVECNQGAPQVKYKEAISGSVEHREVYKKQTGGRGKFADIHVRIEPQTDITKEGLEFVDEIKGGSIPKEFIPAVEKGFKASLQNGVLAGYPMESLKVTLYDGSFHNVDSDALSFEICAKSAFREAVPKCKPVLMEPIMKIEVVTPEENMGDIVGDLNRRRGTIQGMEDRSGAKAIKGTVPLSEMFGYVTSLRTLSSGRASSTMEFSHYQQAPNNVAEAVLAKVRGKVSA, from the coding sequence ATGGCCCGCGACCTCAAATACACGCGCAACATCGGCATCATGGCGCACATCGATGCCGGCAAGACCACCACGTCCGAGCGCATCCTGTACTACACCGGCCTGGTCCACAAGATCGGCGAGGTGCATGACGGGGCCGCCACCATGGACTGGATGGAGCAGGAGCAGGAGCGCGGCATCACCATCACCAGTGCCGCCACCACCACCAGCTGGGACTACCGCGGCGAGAAGTACAAGATCAACCTGATCGACACGCCCGGCCACGTGGACTTCACCGTGGAGGTGGAGCGCAGCCTGCGTGTGCTGGACGGTGCCGTGGCACTCTTCTGCGCCGTGGGCGGCGTGGAGCCCCAGAGCGAGACCGTTTGGCGCCAGGCCAACAAGTACCAGGTGCCCCGCCTGGCCTTCGTCAACAAGATGGACCGCAGCGGTGCGGACTTCTTCAACGTGGTGAAACAGATCCGCGAGCGCCTCGGCGCCAATCCCGTGCCCCTGCAGGTGCCCATCGGCGCCGAGGCGGACTTCAAAGGGGTGGTGGACCTGATCAACAACCGCGGCATGGTGTGGAACGAGACCGACCAGGGCATGACCTGGAGCGAAGTGCCCATTCCCGCCGACCTCGTCGACACCGTGAAGGAGTGGCGTGACAAGCTCATCGAAGCCGTCGCCGAAAGCGACGACAAGTTGATGGAGAAGTACTTCGCCGATCCCGACAGCCTCACCGAGGCCGAGATCATGAACGCGGTGCGCATCAGCACCATCAACATGAGCATCACTCCGGTGCTCTGCGGCAGCGCCTTCAAGAACAAGGGCGTGCAGACCATGCTCGACGCTGTGATGGCCTATCTGCCCAGCCCGATGGACATCGCCGCCGTCACCGGCACCGACCCCGACACGGGTGAGGAGCTGATGCGCCGCCCCGACGCCAAGGAGCCCATGGCCAGCCTGGCCTTCAAGATCGCCACCGACCCCTATGTGGGCCGCCTGGCCTTCTTCCGCTGCTACAGCGGTGCGGTGCCCGCTGGCAGCTACGTGAAGAACATGCGCACGGGCAACAAGGAGCGCATCAGCCGCATCTTCCAGATGCACGCCAACAAGCAGAACCCCGTGGAGGTGATCGAGGCGGGCGACATCGGCGCGGCTGTCGGCTTCAAGGACATCCGCACCGGCGACACCCTGTGCGACGAGAACAAGCAGATCGTGCTGGAGAGCATGAGCTTCCCGGAGCCGGTGATCGGCATCGCCGTGGAGCCCAAGAGCCAGGCCGACATGGACAAGATGGGCACCGCCCTCTACAAGCTGGCCGAGGAGGATCCCACGTTCCGTGTGCACACGGACGACGAGACCGGCCAGACCGTGATCAGCGGCATGGGCGAGCTGCACCTGGAGATTATCGTTGACCGCATGAAGCGCGAGTTCAAGGTGGAGTGCAACCAGGGTGCGCCCCAGGTGAAGTACAAGGAGGCCATCAGCGGCTCCGTCGAACACCGGGAGGTCTACAAGAAGCAGACCGGCGGTCGCGGCAAGTTCGCCGACATCCACGTACGCATCGAGCCCCAGACCGACATCACCAAGGAGGGGCTTGAGTTCGTGGACGAGATCAAGGGCGGTTCCATCCCCAAGGAGTTCATCCCCGCTGTGGAGAAGGGCTTCAAGGCCAGCCTGCAGAACGGCGTGCTCGCCGGTTACCCGATGGAGAGCCTGAAGGTGACCCTGTACGATGGCTCGTTCCACAACGTGGACTCCGACGCGCTGAGCTTCGAGATCTGCGCCAAGAGCGCCTTCCGCGAGGCCGTGCCCAAGTGCAAGCCGGTGCTGATGGAGCCCATCATGAAGATCGAGGTGGTGACGCCCGAGGAGAACATGGGCGACATCGTGGGCGACCTCAACCGCCGCCGCGGCACCATCCAGGGGATGGAGGACCGCTCCGGTGCCAAAGCCATCAAGGGCACCGTGCCCCTGAGCGAGATGTTCGGCTACGTCACCAGCCTCCGCACCCTGAGCTCCGGTCGTGCAAGCAGCACCATGGAGTTCAGCCACTACCAGCAAGCCCCCAACAACGTCGCTGAGGCCGTCCTGGCCAAGGTGCGTGGCAAAGTCTCCGCCTGA
- the rpsG gene encoding 30S ribosomal protein S7, which produces MRKTTTNRYVTTLPDPKFGDVLVTKFVNNLMYSGKKSKAFDIFYDAIDIVGEKSGEDGLEVWRKALQNVTPQVEVRTRRVGGANFQIPQPVRDDRKRSLAMKWLIGYSRGRNERSMAQKLANEILAASKEEGAAFKKKEEVHKMAEANKAFSHFRF; this is translated from the coding sequence ATGCGCAAGACCACGACCAACCGGTACGTCACCACCCTGCCCGACCCCAAGTTCGGCGATGTGCTGGTGACCAAGTTCGTGAACAACCTGATGTACTCGGGCAAGAAGAGCAAGGCCTTCGACATCTTCTACGACGCGATCGACATCGTGGGCGAGAAGAGCGGTGAGGACGGCCTTGAGGTGTGGCGCAAAGCCCTGCAGAACGTGACGCCCCAGGTGGAGGTGCGCACGCGTCGCGTGGGCGGTGCCAACTTCCAGATCCCCCAGCCGGTGCGCGATGACCGCAAGCGCAGCCTGGCCATGAAGTGGCTCATCGGTTACAGCCGCGGCCGCAACGAACGCAGCATGGCCCAAAAGCTCGCCAACGAGATCCTCGCCGCCAGCAAAGAGGAGGGCGCCGCCTTCAAGAAGAAAGAAGAAGTCCACAAAATGGCCGAAGCGAACAAGGCCTTCAGCCACTTCCGCTTCTAA
- a CDS encoding 30S ribosomal protein S12 produces the protein MPTIQQLIRKGREKAQYKSKSVALTSCPQRRGVCTKVYTTTPKKPNSALRKVAKVRLVNGYEVIAYIGGEGHNLQEHSIVLVRGGRVKDLPGVKYHIVRGVLDTAGVEGRNQRRSKYGTKRPKPGAKPAAKK, from the coding sequence ATGCCAACCATCCAGCAGCTCATCCGCAAGGGGCGCGAAAAGGCGCAGTACAAGAGCAAGTCGGTCGCACTGACCAGCTGCCCCCAGCGCCGTGGCGTGTGCACCAAGGTGTACACCACCACCCCGAAGAAGCCCAACTCGGCCCTCCGCAAGGTGGCGAAGGTGCGCCTGGTGAACGGGTACGAGGTCATCGCCTACATCGGCGGTGAAGGCCACAACCTGCAGGAGCACAGCATCGTGCTGGTGCGCGGCGGTCGCGTGAAGGACCTACCAGGTGTGAAGTACCACATCGTGCGCGGGGTGCTCGACACCGCCGGCGTAGAGGGCCGCAACCAGCGCCGTTCCAAGTACGGCACCAAACGTCCCAAGCCCGGCGCCAAGCCCGCCGCCAAGAAGTAA
- a CDS encoding Fic family protein, with product MISSAYTFYTFHSRMLNLLTTIHHRLGEVQARHLHTPLPELSKAYRVSAVHAMLALEGGALDPLPVAELVSRPLAGADQAALEVLNTHRALELLPGLDPHAIGDLRQAHGVLMHGLALDAGQFRTGPMDVLYGDPPPLRRAPADDLPVQVAELLHIVENDDTPPVIVSCMLHFALVYLRPFSAGNGRLARLWQRRVLMRYWPVFAYLPVEAFIHRTQPAYHAALEYADRQGDCGGFITYMLERIDEALAELLAMPDPVRGGTERVAGFLQLAPRRWFHRKDYRARYPELSTATASRDLRDAVAQGRLVREGGGRNARYMPTG from the coding sequence ATGATTTCGTCGGCCTACACGTTCTACACGTTCCACAGCCGGATGCTGAACCTGTTGACGACCATCCATCACCGGTTGGGGGAGGTGCAGGCCAGACACCTGCACACACCGCTCCCCGAGCTGTCCAAGGCCTACCGGGTGAGCGCGGTGCACGCGATGTTGGCCTTGGAGGGCGGCGCCCTGGACCCTCTTCCCGTGGCGGAGCTGGTGAGCCGCCCGCTGGCCGGCGCCGATCAGGCTGCCCTGGAGGTGCTGAACACGCACCGTGCGCTGGAGCTGCTCCCCGGGTTGGATCCGCATGCGATCGGCGACCTCCGACAGGCGCACGGGGTGCTGATGCATGGGCTAGCGCTGGATGCGGGGCAGTTCCGAACAGGTCCCATGGATGTCCTGTACGGAGACCCGCCGCCCCTCCGGCGCGCACCGGCCGACGACCTTCCGGTGCAAGTGGCCGAGCTGCTCCACATCGTGGAGAACGACGACACGCCGCCCGTGATCGTGAGCTGCATGCTGCACTTCGCGCTGGTCTACCTCCGCCCCTTCAGTGCCGGGAACGGTCGCCTCGCGCGGCTGTGGCAGCGACGGGTGCTGATGCGATACTGGCCGGTCTTCGCCTATCTGCCGGTGGAGGCCTTCATTCACCGCACGCAGCCGGCCTACCATGCGGCCTTGGAGTACGCGGACCGCCAGGGTGACTGCGGGGGCTTCATCACCTACATGCTGGAACGGATCGATGAGGCCCTGGCCGAGCTGCTGGCCATGCCCGATCCGGTGCGCGGTGGTACCGAGCGCGTGGCCGGCTTCCTACAACTGGCGCCCCGGCGCTGGTTCCACCGGAAGGACTACCGCGCTCGATATCCCGAGCTGAGCACCGCGACGGCCAGCCGCGACCTGCGCGATGCAGTGGCGCAGGGACGCCTGGTGCGGGAAGGCGGGGGCAGGAACGCGCGGTACATGCCGACAGGCTGA
- a CDS encoding M1 family metallopeptidase encodes MRPLLLLVAAFGLNTTFAQTTCLESKRTHAGPLQRSGLQDQRSDSIDILHTTLHLDLTDWANDRISAHAVLRFAPLVPAVEAIRLDLIDLTVDSVLDANGLDLAFTHTAGTLLVDLGQPYGPGDEVEIAVHYQGEPATDPSNFGGFYLESQYLYNLGVAFTSQPHSYGRSWFPCFDNFVERSAFSFHVTTTGGRTVWCNGNLLGTSALGGDTVRTEWELQETIPSYLASVAAANYRNVHLRFTSIDGDTIPVDLAALPGDTAQLRASFIHLQDAFDRFESCFGAYRWNRIGYHLASRGAMEHSTNITYPDFIADGSTQYEATMAHELAHQWFGDLVTCARAEEMYINEGFAEYLSYLFLEAVHGPGRYRSTVRANHYAMLRRCHWEDGGEHYALADVPQDHTYGEHSYNKGADVLHTLRSYLGEAAFCNGLSSFLDAYAFQPVTTAQLRDHLSAATGQDLTAFFDDWILQPGWAGFEVDSFAVAPQGGQYATTVHAEQKLRAAQHLCTDVPMSVTFVSATGDRWSPNDPVPLGGALTTFTVDVPFPAVDVLLNADDRISQAVTAVEDTLTGPGTVNLQQADMMLIAQSVPSPTPVRAEEYWTAADVWTDQPFLYMPSPDRWWRVHGSFAPGTQIRARFGYDGRANSAGGLDVGLMEDLPGLTFHEDSLVLLHRPNAHFPWSLWPQQTRTILNSPTDRTGRIEADGLQPGDYALARRTSAVGLSPSLALLGVRTWPDPATDHLMVAWPTDPPTGTVVRLRDQAGRLLREVALVQPLTRIPVDDLPAQAVHVTAVGADGLERGIGRGTIVR; translated from the coding sequence ATGCGCCCCCTGCTGCTGCTCGTCGCCGCCTTCGGCCTGAACACCACCTTCGCTCAGACCACCTGCCTGGAGTCCAAGCGGACCCATGCAGGTCCGCTTCAGCGCAGCGGCCTGCAGGACCAGCGCAGCGACAGCATCGACATCCTGCATACCACCCTCCACCTCGACCTCACCGACTGGGCGAACGATCGGATCTCGGCGCATGCGGTGCTGCGCTTCGCCCCGCTGGTGCCTGCCGTGGAGGCCATCCGGCTCGACCTCATCGACCTCACCGTGGACTCGGTGCTCGACGCCAACGGCCTCGACCTCGCCTTCACCCACACCGCCGGCACCCTGCTCGTGGACCTTGGCCAACCCTACGGACCCGGTGACGAGGTCGAGATCGCCGTGCATTACCAGGGTGAACCCGCCACCGACCCCAGCAACTTCGGCGGTTTCTACCTGGAGAGCCAGTACCTCTACAACCTGGGGGTGGCCTTCACCAGCCAGCCCCACAGCTACGGCAGAAGCTGGTTCCCCTGTTTCGACAACTTCGTGGAACGGTCCGCCTTCAGCTTCCACGTCACCACCACCGGTGGGCGCACTGTGTGGTGCAACGGGAACCTGCTGGGCACCTCCGCGCTGGGCGGGGATACCGTGCGCACCGAGTGGGAGCTCCAGGAGACCATCCCCAGCTACCTGGCCTCGGTGGCCGCCGCCAACTACCGCAACGTTCACCTCCGCTTCACGAGCATCGACGGCGACACCATCCCCGTCGACCTCGCCGCCCTGCCCGGCGACACCGCCCAGCTCCGCGCTTCGTTCATCCATCTTCAGGATGCCTTCGACCGCTTCGAATCGTGCTTCGGGGCCTACCGCTGGAACAGGATCGGCTATCACTTGGCCAGCCGCGGCGCCATGGAGCACAGCACCAACATCACCTATCCGGACTTCATCGCCGACGGCTCCACACAGTACGAGGCCACCATGGCCCACGAGCTCGCCCACCAGTGGTTCGGCGACCTGGTCACCTGCGCGCGGGCCGAGGAGATGTACATCAACGAGGGCTTCGCCGAATACCTGAGCTACCTGTTCCTCGAGGCCGTGCATGGACCCGGCCGCTACCGCAGCACCGTGCGGGCCAACCACTACGCCATGCTGCGCCGCTGCCACTGGGAGGACGGTGGCGAGCACTACGCGCTGGCCGATGTGCCCCAGGACCACACGTACGGGGAGCATAGCTACAACAAGGGGGCGGACGTGCTGCACACGCTCCGGAGCTACCTGGGCGAAGCGGCCTTCTGCAACGGGCTCTCCAGCTTCCTGGACGCCTACGCCTTCCAGCCGGTGACCACCGCACAACTGCGGGACCACCTCTCCGCCGCCACCGGCCAGGACCTCACGGCCTTCTTCGACGACTGGATCCTGCAGCCCGGTTGGGCGGGTTTCGAAGTGGACTCCTTTGCGGTGGCGCCACAAGGCGGCCAGTACGCCACCACCGTGCATGCCGAGCAGAAGCTCCGGGCCGCGCAGCACCTCTGCACCGATGTGCCCATGTCGGTGACCTTCGTGAGCGCCACTGGCGATCGCTGGAGCCCGAACGACCCCGTGCCCTTGGGCGGTGCCCTGACGACGTTCACCGTGGACGTTCCCTTCCCTGCGGTGGACGTGCTGCTCAACGCGGATGATCGCATCAGCCAGGCGGTGACCGCCGTGGAGGACACGCTGACCGGACCGGGTACCGTGAACCTCCAGCAGGCCGACATGATGCTGATCGCCCAGAGCGTTCCCTCACCGACCCCTGTGCGCGCTGAGGAGTACTGGACGGCGGCGGATGTCTGGACGGATCAGCCGTTCCTGTACATGCCCTCGCCCGACCGTTGGTGGCGGGTGCATGGCAGCTTCGCGCCCGGTACGCAGATCCGCGCCCGCTTCGGCTATGATGGCCGGGCCAACAGCGCAGGCGGTCTGGATGTGGGCCTGATGGAGGACCTGCCCGGCCTGACCTTCCACGAGGACAGCCTGGTGCTGCTCCACCGGCCGAACGCCCACTTCCCTTGGAGCCTGTGGCCCCAGCAGACCCGCACCATCCTGAACAGCCCGACGGACCGCACCGGTCGCATCGAGGCCGATGGCCTTCAGCCCGGCGACTATGCTTTGGCGCGTCGCACCAGCGCCGTGGGCCTGTCGCCGAGCCTGGCGCTCCTAGGGGTGCGCACCTGGCCCGATCCCGCCACCGATCACCTGATGGTGGCCTGGCCGACCGATCCACCGACCGGCACCGTGGTGCGCCTGCGCGACCAGGCCGGACGCCTGCTCCGGGAGGTGGCCTTGGTGCAGCCGCTGACCCGCATTCCGGTGGACGACCTGCCAGCACAGGCGGTGCACGTGACCGCCGTAGGGGCCGATGGCCTGGAACGCGGGATCGGTCGTGGTACGATCGTGCGCTGA
- a CDS encoding KTSC domain-containing protein, whose translation MKEIAESRALLGATADLSLKELNGLYKGLMKQHHPDRFTDEAERSAAEAMSQRIIAAYKLLEGLHPETRAARAEEFERTLASGIAGWQYKGRVLSLTFGDGSEHVFVGVPANTYNKFVGTDATPRFVRRHLIGAFPQRRVSSAVAV comes from the coding sequence ATGAAGGAGATCGCCGAAAGCCGCGCCCTGCTGGGGGCCACCGCGGACCTGTCGCTGAAGGAGCTGAACGGTCTGTACAAGGGGCTGATGAAGCAGCACCACCCCGACCGCTTCACCGACGAGGCGGAGCGCTCGGCGGCCGAGGCGATGAGCCAGCGCATCATCGCGGCCTACAAGCTGCTGGAGGGCCTGCATCCGGAGACGCGGGCCGCGCGGGCCGAGGAGTTCGAGCGCACCCTCGCCAGCGGCATCGCGGGCTGGCAGTACAAGGGCCGGGTGCTGAGCCTCACCTTCGGGGATGGCAGCGAGCACGTGTTCGTGGGCGTGCCTGCGAACACGTACAACAAGTTCGTGGGGACCGATGCCACGCCGCGTTTCGTCCGGCGCCACCTGATCGGGGCGTTCCCGCAGCGGCGGGTGAGCAGCGCCGTGGCGGTCTAG
- a CDS encoding OmpA family protein: MSPTVRHTLLLAGAALLTSCASLHLHKGDKAFDLMQYRKASDHYDRALRSSPDRRTQLRLAEALYHRNDPHRAREFYALADATHRLSGDTALRYGQMLLSSGAPDAAGALFLRVLEETPEDRHAQDLFASTRDVALFYADSGRYIVNRLTLQGLTTAFSPRPHGKGLLVVGERPAPASKTDPWDGLSYMDLYTVNKRTVVTWTEAMPLPGAVNGPYHEGPAVVSPDGRTLYFTRSDYLKRKLMKDDGNTSHLMLFRATLDSAGQWSDLIDFPYNSPAWSTGHPALSADGRTMYFVSDKPGGLGGADIWMSEDRGAGWTAPVNLGPTVNTPGNELFPVVNGRSLYFSSTAHRNMGGLDVFETHPENDGWSTPRNLNAPLNTPFDDFGLVLDSTEQGGYLSSNREGSDQVYVFWAYEPTFFVEGEVVGDSGLFLPNVHVTLTDLTLNEDVTAITGPNGAFSFPLKANTDYRIKAEHVDHLTRTIDLSTKGLLRSDTLHHGIQLQGAQVGQSFVLNNIYYDYDKWDIRLDAAKELDRVVQLINDNPHLSFELSAHTDARGSIPYNLVLSDARANSAVNYLIRRGADPARIQAMGYGEERLVNDCRDGVKCNEEEHQANRRTEFKVVKADQASMGR; the protein is encoded by the coding sequence ATGAGCCCCACCGTGCGCCACACCCTCCTCCTGGCCGGCGCGGCCCTGCTGACCTCCTGCGCGAGCCTGCACCTGCACAAGGGTGACAAGGCCTTCGACCTGATGCAGTACCGCAAGGCCTCCGACCACTACGACCGCGCCTTGCGCAGCTCGCCCGATCGCCGCACCCAGCTGCGGCTGGCCGAGGCCCTGTACCACCGGAACGACCCGCACCGGGCCCGCGAGTTCTACGCCCTGGCGGACGCCACGCACCGCCTCAGCGGCGACACCGCGCTGCGCTACGGACAGATGCTGCTCTCCTCCGGAGCGCCGGACGCCGCAGGCGCGCTCTTCCTGCGCGTGCTGGAGGAGACGCCCGAGGACCGACATGCCCAGGACCTCTTTGCCTCCACGCGCGACGTGGCCCTCTTCTATGCCGACAGCGGACGGTACATCGTGAACCGGCTCACGCTTCAAGGCCTGACCACGGCCTTCAGCCCGAGGCCGCACGGCAAAGGCCTCCTGGTGGTGGGCGAACGTCCCGCACCGGCCTCCAAGACCGACCCCTGGGACGGCCTCTCCTACATGGACCTGTACACGGTGAACAAACGCACGGTGGTGACCTGGACCGAGGCCATGCCCCTGCCCGGCGCGGTGAACGGTCCCTACCACGAAGGCCCGGCCGTGGTCTCCCCCGACGGGCGCACGCTCTACTTCACACGCAGCGACTACCTGAAGCGCAAGCTGATGAAGGATGACGGCAACACCAGTCACCTGATGCTCTTCCGCGCCACGCTCGACAGCGCAGGGCAGTGGAGCGACCTGATCGACTTCCCCTACAACAGCCCCGCCTGGAGCACCGGGCATCCCGCCTTGAGCGCCGATGGCCGCACCATGTACTTCGTGAGCGACAAGCCCGGCGGACTGGGCGGTGCCGACATCTGGATGAGCGAGGACCGGGGTGCCGGCTGGACCGCGCCGGTGAACCTGGGGCCCACGGTGAACACGCCGGGCAACGAGCTCTTCCCCGTGGTGAACGGTCGTTCGCTCTACTTCTCCTCCACCGCGCACCGCAACATGGGCGGACTTGATGTGTTCGAGACCCATCCAGAGAATGATGGGTGGAGCACACCGCGCAACCTCAACGCCCCCCTGAACACGCCGTTCGATGACTTCGGGCTGGTGCTGGACAGCACCGAGCAGGGCGGCTACCTCAGCAGCAACCGCGAAGGCAGCGATCAGGTGTACGTGTTCTGGGCCTATGAACCCACCTTCTTCGTGGAAGGTGAGGTCGTCGGCGATTCCGGGCTCTTCCTGCCGAACGTGCATGTCACCCTCACGGACCTCACGTTGAACGAGGACGTCACGGCCATCACCGGTCCCAATGGGGCCTTCTCCTTCCCCTTGAAGGCGAACACCGACTACCGCATCAAGGCCGAGCATGTCGACCACCTCACGCGCACGATCGACCTGAGCACCAAGGGCCTGCTGCGTTCCGATACGCTGCACCATGGCATCCAGCTACAAGGCGCGCAGGTGGGCCAGAGCTTCGTGCTGAACAACATCTACTACGACTACGACAAGTGGGACATCCGGCTGGATGCCGCCAAGGAGCTCGACCGTGTGGTCCAGCTGATCAACGACAATCCGCACCTGAGCTTCGAGCTCAGCGCGCACACCGATGCCCGTGGAAGCATCCCGTACAACCTGGTGCTGAGCGATGCACGCGCCAACAGCGCCGTGAACTACCTGATCCGCCGTGGTGCCGACCCCGCCCGCATCCAGGCCATGGGCTATGGAGAGGAGCGGCTGGTGAATGACTGCCGGGACGGCGTGAAGTGCAACGAAGAGGAGCACCAGGCCAACCGCCGCACCGAGTTCAAGGTGGTGAAGGCCGATCAGGCCTCCATGGGCCGATAG